A region from the Solibacillus sp. FSL H8-0523 genome encodes:
- a CDS encoding ABC transporter permease subunit: MKFFNFLVFICILIYLAVPLLATGLYAVSTSWNHSILPEGLTFKWVAQLFQDEHFLMAFGRSVLLSGGSVLLSIILVIPAICIILLYYPKLEKWLQLIVVLIYSFPGIILSVGLIRLYSGTMMPLLAVIVGVYIVLILPYMYQGTKNALSNVQGRQLMDAAELLGASKWVAFKRVLLPSIYPGIFVATLLSFSILFGEFVLINLVVGAKFKTLQIYLMEKLTESGHIASAIVLIYVILMSILTLTIARISSKMKGAEIK, translated from the coding sequence ATGAAATTTTTCAACTTCCTTGTCTTTATATGCATTTTGATTTATTTAGCCGTTCCATTACTTGCAACAGGTCTTTATGCGGTTTCAACGTCTTGGAACCATTCGATTTTACCTGAAGGGTTAACGTTTAAATGGGTCGCACAGCTTTTTCAAGATGAGCATTTTTTAATGGCATTCGGGCGTTCGGTTTTACTGAGCGGGGGCTCTGTTTTACTATCGATTATCCTTGTCATTCCGGCAATTTGCATCATTTTATTGTACTATCCAAAATTAGAAAAATGGTTGCAACTCATTGTGGTTTTAATTTATTCATTCCCAGGCATTATTTTATCAGTTGGGTTAATTCGCTTATATTCAGGCACAATGATGCCGTTATTAGCCGTTATTGTCGGCGTTTATATCGTTCTGATTTTACCGTACATGTACCAAGGAACAAAAAATGCACTGAGCAATGTACAGGGCCGTCAGTTAATGGATGCCGCGGAACTGCTCGGCGCTTCGAAGTGGGTTGCCTTTAAGCGCGTTCTTCTGCCATCGATTTATCCCGGTATTTTCGTTGCAACCTTGCTCTCATTCTCCATTTTATTTGGCGAGTTTGTGTTAATCAATTTAGTCGTTGGTGCGAAGTTTAAAACGCTGCAAATCTATTTAATGGAGAAACTCACGGAAAGTGGGCATATTGCTAGTGCGATTGTATTAATTTACGTGATTTTAATGTCGATTTTGACACTAACTATTGCAAGAATTTCAAGTAAGATGAAAGGCGCTGAAATCAAATGA
- a CDS encoding ABC transporter ATP-binding protein, translating to MSSVSLKNISKSFKDTSVLQNIDMHIEDGQFVTLLGPSGCGKSTILRILSGLVEQDAGEIFVDATEISSLAASKRNIGMVFQSYALFPNLNVFDNVAFGLQVQKLPKKEIQAEVQKILHLVDLEDKADSFPHELSGGQQQRVALARSIIVKPRVLLLDEPLSALDAQIRKRLQDKLREIQQELKMTMILVTHDQEEAMHVSDKIFVMSKGKIAQYGTPLEIYTQPKSDFIASFIGNYNIFTHEQLVAILAQEPITKARKYAIRPEAIHTNRQPNSYTFEATAKQSIMSGNIIKTVFEKNNQLFSIEQLHRDAVQFVENEPYTLYVETENVMPLTE from the coding sequence ATGAGTAGTGTATCCCTAAAAAACATTTCAAAATCCTTTAAAGATACGAGTGTCTTACAAAATATTGATATGCATATTGAAGACGGGCAATTTGTTACATTACTCGGACCAAGTGGATGCGGGAAAAGTACAATTTTACGTATTTTATCAGGGCTTGTTGAGCAAGATGCTGGTGAAATTTTCGTCGATGCTACCGAAATTTCATCGCTTGCCGCTAGTAAGCGTAATATTGGCATGGTGTTTCAATCCTATGCGCTGTTTCCAAACTTGAATGTCTTCGATAATGTCGCATTTGGTTTACAAGTTCAAAAGCTACCGAAAAAGGAAATACAGGCGGAGGTTCAAAAGATTTTGCATCTCGTTGACCTCGAAGACAAAGCAGATTCATTTCCACATGAGCTTTCTGGTGGTCAACAACAGCGTGTCGCGTTAGCGCGTTCAATCATTGTCAAACCACGCGTGCTCTTACTAGACGAACCACTAAGTGCCCTTGATGCACAAATCCGTAAAAGACTTCAAGATAAGTTACGCGAAATTCAGCAGGAGCTTAAAATGACGATGATTTTAGTGACGCATGACCAAGAAGAGGCGATGCATGTGTCAGATAAAATTTTCGTCATGAGTAAAGGAAAAATCGCACAGTATGGCACACCGCTTGAAATTTACACGCAGCCGAAATCCGATTTTATCGCCAGCTTTATCGGTAATTATAATATTTTCACTCATGAGCAACTTGTTGCCATTCTTGCGCAAGAACCGATTACAAAAGCAAGAAAATATGCCATTCGTCCAGAAGCAATTCACACGAATCGTCAGCCAAATAGCTATACATTTGAAGCGACGGCAAAGCAATCGATTATGAGTGGCAACATTATTAAAACTGTATTCGAGAAAAACAATCAATTATTTTCGATTGAGCAGCTGCATCGTGATGCCGTTCAATTTGTTGAAAACGAGCCCTATACGCTTTATGTAGAAACGGAAAATGTCATGCCACTAACAGAATAA
- a CDS encoding NlpC/P60 family protein encodes MKKIMKTLASFAFGTAILFTTISGASAASHTVKSGDTLSSIARQYGTTYQAIMSNNGLMTTNIKIGQTLEVSGKKVATSAKTSASYANVVSIAKQYLGVNYRFGGSTPAGFDCSGFVTYVLNKSGKQTYRTTAAGFYNKATKVSNPKVGDLVFFSNTFKKGISHVGIYIGDGKMINASGSKVNISSIHSGYWKSKFTAYGRI; translated from the coding sequence ATGAAGAAAATTATGAAGACCCTTGCAAGCTTTGCATTCGGGACAGCGATTTTATTTACAACAATTTCTGGTGCATCTGCAGCGAGCCATACAGTAAAAAGTGGCGATACATTATCAAGTATCGCAAGACAATACGGCACAACTTATCAAGCAATTATGAGCAACAACGGTTTAATGACGACGAATATTAAAATTGGCCAAACACTTGAGGTAAGTGGCAAAAAAGTAGCCACATCCGCAAAGACATCAGCAAGCTATGCAAATGTTGTATCCATAGCAAAACAATATTTAGGCGTGAACTATCGCTTCGGCGGATCAACTCCTGCTGGCTTTGATTGTTCAGGCTTCGTGACATACGTGTTAAATAAATCAGGCAAACAAACATACCGCACAACAGCAGCGGGCTTCTACAATAAAGCAACAAAGGTATCGAATCCAAAAGTGGGCGATTTAGTGTTCTTCAGTAACACCTTTAAAAAGGGCATCTCACATGTTGGGATCTATATCGGTGACGGCAAAATGATTAACGCAAGTGGTTCAAAGGTGAACATTTCGTCGATTCACTCTGGCTACTGGAAATCGAAATTCACAGCATACGGTCGTATTTAA
- a CDS encoding NlpC/P60 family protein, whose amino-acid sequence MNKFFKTIAAFALGTSLLFTSVSGADAAATTYTVKSGDTLSGIAKKYGTTYKSIMSTNGLKSTNIKVGQKLNVSSKTATTTKKTTATATATTSTNSNKVVNVAKKYLGTRYVYGGSTPSGFDCSGFVSYVFSKSGKSMGRQTAASFYKKATKVSNPKVGDLVFFSNTSKKGVSHVGIYIGSGKMINASGSKVNISSIHSGYWKSKFTGYGRI is encoded by the coding sequence ATGAATAAATTTTTTAAGACCATTGCAGCATTTGCACTAGGTACTTCTCTATTATTTACATCTGTATCAGGCGCAGATGCAGCGGCAACTACATATACCGTAAAAAGTGGCGATACATTATCTGGAATCGCTAAAAAATACGGGACGACTTACAAATCGATTATGAGCACAAATGGCTTAAAATCGACAAACATAAAAGTTGGACAAAAACTAAACGTTAGCTCAAAAACAGCAACAACTACTAAAAAAACAACGGCAACGGCAACAGCCACAACTTCAACTAACAGCAATAAAGTCGTGAATGTCGCAAAAAAATATCTCGGCACACGCTATGTATACGGTGGATCAACGCCTTCAGGATTTGACTGCTCAGGTTTCGTGTCTTACGTATTTTCAAAATCAGGCAAATCAATGGGCCGCCAAACTGCTGCTAGCTTCTATAAAAAAGCAACAAAGGTATCGAACCCAAAAGTAGGCGATTTAGTGTTCTTCAGTAACACTTCGAAAAAAGGCGTTTCACATGTCGGGATTTACATCGGCAGCGGTAAAATGATTAACGCGAGCGGTTCAAAGGTCAACATTTCATCGATTCACTCTGGCTATTGGAAATCAAAATTCACTGGATACGGTCGTATTTAA
- the trpB gene encoding tryptophan synthase subunit beta, with protein sequence METVVGKGYFGEFGGSFVPPDLQQVLDVLEENFEKYKEDPEFVAELNYYLEEYVGRKSPLYYAENLTQQLGGAKIYLKREDLNHTGSHKINNVLGQILLAKRMGAKRVIAETGAGQHGVATATVCAMFDMDCTIYMGAEDTKRQELNVFRMELLGAKVVAVEKGQARLKDAVDEAFADLVANYDHTFYLLGSAVGPHPFPTMVKHFQSVISRESKEQHLQKEGKLPTAVLACCGGGSNAIGAFAEYIDDQGVRLIGVEPDKAATMQHGTPGNLHGFRCLVLQDEEGNPLPTYSIAAGLDYPGVGPEHSHLKTTGRAEYVAVSNEEVLAGFQTLSRVEGIIPALESSHAVAYALKFAPTLSPEDSIIINISGRGDKDVAQVYDMLNK encoded by the coding sequence ATGGAGACAGTCGTAGGTAAAGGGTATTTTGGTGAATTTGGGGGAAGCTTTGTACCGCCGGATTTACAACAGGTGCTTGATGTTTTAGAAGAAAATTTTGAAAAGTATAAGGAAGATCCAGAGTTTGTTGCGGAATTAAATTACTACCTTGAAGAATATGTAGGGCGTAAATCGCCATTATATTATGCAGAAAATTTAACGCAGCAACTTGGTGGTGCGAAAATTTATTTAAAGCGTGAAGATTTAAATCATACCGGCTCTCACAAAATTAATAACGTATTAGGCCAAATTCTGTTAGCAAAGCGCATGGGGGCAAAGCGGGTCATTGCTGAAACTGGGGCGGGACAACACGGAGTAGCAACAGCGACTGTATGTGCAATGTTTGATATGGATTGCACGATTTATATGGGCGCAGAGGATACAAAACGTCAGGAATTAAATGTGTTTCGTATGGAATTACTAGGAGCAAAAGTGGTTGCGGTGGAAAAAGGACAAGCACGTTTAAAGGATGCTGTAGATGAGGCATTTGCAGATTTAGTTGCCAATTACGACCATACGTTTTACTTATTAGGATCGGCGGTAGGTCCGCACCCATTCCCGACGATGGTGAAGCATTTCCAATCGGTAATCAGTCGTGAATCGAAGGAGCAGCACCTGCAAAAAGAAGGCAAGTTGCCGACTGCAGTTCTAGCTTGCTGTGGCGGTGGTAGTAATGCGATTGGCGCATTTGCCGAATATATTGATGACCAGGGCGTGCGTTTAATTGGTGTCGAACCTGATAAAGCTGCAACGATGCAACACGGGACACCTGGGAATTTACACGGATTCCGTTGTCTAGTTCTTCAAGATGAAGAGGGTAATCCACTTCCAACTTATTCGATTGCAGCGGGTTTAGACTATCCAGGGGTTGGTCCAGAGCATAGCCATTTAAAAACAACAGGTCGCGCGGAATATGTGGCGGTTTCAAATGAAGAAGTGTTAGCAGGATTTCAAACATTATCCCGTGTAGAAGGAATCATTCCAGCGCTTGAATCATCACATGCTGTGGCGTATGCGTTAAAATTCGCGCCAACGTTATCACCAGAAGATTCGATTATTATTAATATTTCAGGTCGTGGCGATAAAGATGTTGCGCAAGTATATGATATGCTAAACAAATAA
- a CDS encoding spore coat associated protein CotJA produces the protein MTHFKYWTPFISPRDPCPPIKVKSYSTPPHLYLSFQPPGLPQFQTPEEALKHGTLWPQLYSPYPNPQKGMSTDE, from the coding sequence ATGACACATTTTAAATATTGGACACCTTTTATAAGTCCCCGCGATCCTTGCCCTCCAATTAAGGTGAAAAGCTATTCAACGCCACCTCATCTCTATTTGTCATTCCAGCCTCCTGGGTTGCCACAATTTCAGACGCCCGAAGAAGCGTTAAAACATGGCACACTCTGGCCACAGCTTTATAGCCCTTATCCAAATCCGCAAAAAGGAATGAGTACAGATGAGTAA
- a CDS encoding spore coat protein CotJB: MSKKMPDEFYQRLEELQAIDFVLVDLNLYLDTHPDDHEAIQQFNEYAKKSMTLKTTFEQKFGPLMHFGMSYSNYPFNWVDTPWPWQV, from the coding sequence ATGAGTAAAAAAATGCCCGATGAATTTTATCAGCGCCTCGAGGAATTACAGGCCATTGATTTTGTGCTCGTCGATTTAAATCTCTACTTAGATACCCATCCGGATGATCACGAAGCAATCCAGCAGTTCAATGAATATGCAAAGAAAAGCATGACGTTAAAAACCACCTTTGAACAGAAATTCGGTCCTTTAATGCATTTCGGGATGAGCTATTCAAATTACCCGTTCAATTGGGTCGACACGCCCTGGCCATGGCAAGTCTAG
- a CDS encoding manganese catalase family protein produces the protein MWYYEKKLQYPVKVSTCNPTLAKYLIEQYGGADGELAAALRYMNQRYTIPDKVVGLLTDIATEEFSHLEMIATMIYKLTKDATPEQLKEAGLADHYVNHDKALFYQNAAGVPFTASYIQAKGDPIADLYEDIAAEEKARATYQWIIDMSDDVDLNDSLKFLREREIVHSLRFREAVEMLKDDRDTKKVF, from the coding sequence ATGTGGTACTACGAAAAAAAATTGCAATACCCCGTAAAGGTGAGCACCTGCAATCCAACGCTCGCAAAATATTTAATCGAGCAATACGGTGGAGCGGACGGGGAACTAGCTGCCGCCTTGCGCTATATGAATCAGCGCTACACGATTCCTGACAAAGTTGTTGGTCTGTTAACGGACATTGCGACAGAAGAATTTTCGCATCTCGAGATGATTGCCACGATGATATACAAGCTGACAAAAGATGCCACACCCGAGCAGCTAAAAGAAGCCGGCCTGGCAGACCATTACGTCAATCACGATAAAGCGCTATTTTACCAAAACGCGGCTGGTGTCCCTTTCACCGCCAGTTACATTCAAGCAAAAGGCGACCCAATCGCCGATTTATACGAGGACATTGCCGCTGAGGAAAAGGCCCGCGCCACGTATCAATGGATTATTGATATGTCAGATGATGTAGACTTAAACGACAGCCTTAAATTTTTACGCGAACGAGAAATTGTTCACTCCCTTCGCTTTAGAGAAGCGGTTGAAATGTTAAAAGACGATCGCGATACAAAGAAAGTGTTTTAA